TCCTTATCTTCAAGCCTTTTTCCTGTTTTTTCCTTCTCGGTATTGTCTTTGATAGTCAATACTCAACAATATCAATATGATTTCGTAGAATTTAAGCATATCGCTTTCTTGTTGTGAATGTTAATATTTTGTTAACCCCATCCTTTGGTCAAAACACGTAGTTCTTGGAGGGGAGGAGATGGAATTGGAATCTGTGTCTCTAAAACGTGAGTTCTATCGACATCCTGTACTATGAGTTAGATCATTAATTGAGAAGAGGATAGTATTGGATGGGTTTTGATTTATTTGCATGTCAGGCAATCATGTATAATCTAAAGCAACAACCTATTTCTGAACAAACATCCGACAATGATAAAGGACTATTGCGTATATGGAAAAATCGTTACTAGTATATCAATATTAAAACGAAATTGTGTAAACAATATACTTGACATCAACCAGTTTCTATCCTAACAGTTACTATTGTTTTTAAATTATTATTTTGGCTTATTTTTATTCTTGTACAGTTAAATTACTTCGCAGTTGAGTTGGTTCTTTTGATGTATTGTAATAATTTGGATTTATTGTAATAATTTGGATTTATTGTAATAATTTCCTACGACACTGATGACTGTTTCATTAGTTTTATGTTTACAAGATTGTAACTTGGGGAAAAATTTGAATACCTCGAATTAAATATTTCCTTGTTTCGGGATATGAATAGTCCTGCTAGTTAGTATGAGGTCAACTAGTTAGTTGAGGCTAAAGAATTTTTTAGCTTCAACATAGGCGTTACCTAATACTTCTGAAGTTTCATTAAGGATAGCTCCTGCTGACTTTGATGTAGCAATTTTTTCCGTAACGTTACGTAGAAATGATCCAGACTCAGTTATTGCTCCTTTTATTGATTCAGATGCTTCTTCCTCTGCCGATGTTGTTATTGCTGGAGTAGTAGTAGTGGTAGTGGTGGTATTAGTGTTAGTAGTGGGCGGCGTGCTGGTTTGGTTCATTGTTGAATTAGTCTGACCATACACTGAATCCAAAGTACCTTTTCCCACTATCAATACCATCCCAAAAACAAAAAAAATTCCAAAAACTACACGCATTTCTTTCTTACATTTCATTTTATTCATACGTTAATGATATTACATTTATCCTTATATCCTTATATCATTTCGTTAGTTTTTGCAACCATAGCAAGTCTTGTTCTAAAACAGGGAATCTAGTTCTTTATGGATTCGATAAAAATGAAGAGAATGTAATCCGAAATCGTGAATGCGAGATTCGGGCTCATATTTGAATTAAAAGTCCATATAAAATTAACTCATAGAAATGATCAGCACAATGCTCAATGATTACAAATCATAGAATATTTATCAATAATCGGGGGATATTTCAAAATCATTTTCAAAGTGTAGGATATCTAGATAAAATAAATTCTACCATCTATCAATAGGCTCTATGACTGAAGTCAAAAAAATTCCTGATGGATATCATTCCGTCACACCTGCTCTGATTGTAAACGATGGGTTAAAGGCTATCGAATATTATAAAAAGGTATTTGGAGCTAAACAACGAGCATGTATGATGATGCCTGATGGAAAGAAAGTTGCTCATGCCGAACTCGAAATAGGGGATTCATTAATTATGCTAGGAGATGAGTTTTTAGAGATGAAGTTCCTTTCGCCGACTACAATTGGTGGAAGCCCCGTTTCTTTGGTTTTGTATGTTGGGGACGTAGATAAAACGTTCAATCTTGCAGTATCTGAAGGAGCAAAGGTGTTAGATCTAGTAGCAGATCAATTTTGGGGCGATAGACTTGGAAGCATTGAGGATCCTTTTGGACATCGATGGTCAATAATGACGCACATAAAAGATCTTACCCACGAAGAAATGAAAAAGGCAGCAGAGGAGGCTTTTGCAAAGATGTCAAAGTAACCTTACGGTAAGTAAAATGGACTAAAATATTGTTTTTTATTATTCTCGAATATTCGCGAAAGCTTTTTCAATCAGACGGTTATTTGCAATATAGGGAAATATTTGATTACCTATCGCAATTTGATTTGTTTTATGTCAATTACATCAATTCTATTGTTGATACCCTACCTTACTGATAATTATATACTGGGACAAAATCAAGGAAACGTAAGTGGTGTTCAGACCACACAAATGTATCATTATTTTAATTCCGATGACAATGTATCAATGAATTACCCATCAACTTGGTCAGTGAATGAAACAGACATAACGCCTGAAGACAGAGTCAACCTTATCGCAGAGTTTGTATCACCGTTTGAAACCTATAATGATACTTACATTGAATACGTGCAGATAAATAGGGACGATGGAATTTTCTATGAAGCTGACCTGAACGAGTATTTAGCAGAAGCGATCAACACTTACAAAGATATCGCCAATAACTTTACATTAATTGAATCTTCAACTTCAGACTCTCTTTCGGGTCGACCTGCTTATTCTCTGACTTTTACCGAAGTCCTCAGTGGCGAAGATGGTCGAGAACCTATTACACTTAAAAACTTTGAAACTGGAATTTTGTTAAACAATACTGCATATTTTGT
This Candidatus Nitrosocosmicus oleophilus DNA region includes the following protein-coding sequences:
- a CDS encoding VOC family protein, with the protein product MTEVKKIPDGYHSVTPALIVNDGLKAIEYYKKVFGAKQRACMMMPDGKKVAHAELEIGDSLIMLGDEFLEMKFLSPTTIGGSPVSLVLYVGDVDKTFNLAVSEGAKVLDLVADQFWGDRLGSIEDPFGHRWSIMTHIKDLTHEEMKKAAEEAFAKMSK